From the genome of Medicago truncatula cultivar Jemalong A17 chromosome 2, MtrunA17r5.0-ANR, whole genome shotgun sequence:
aaactgCACCGCGAACACCTTAAGTATAACTATAATAAAgataatactattttttggtgtagtttttttttttttttgagagaggtGTAACCTTTTTTGTTTAATCCCAAAATGCCCTTACTTGATTgcagttgttaaaaaaaaattgttttggtgTAGCTTATATTATTTCCAAAATTACCCTTTAAAATTGATCTACAGTtagcaaaagaaacaaaaataaccTATTTCCTTTGTAAACCACCCACGATTATTCAAAGAGAGAAAGTAATGGAAATTTCATAAATGAGAGAGAAGGAGAACCCTATCACTCTCATactcttccttcaaaaaaaaaaaatcactctcATACTCTGATTGGCCTGTTAAAGTACCTCACTTATGGTTATACATGTTGCAATTTCTTACTTCTACTTTATGCATGTTATATATTTTGCCATCAATTTATTTCAATTCGAATTGTTATATTCTTCCATGCAGGTGCCTCCATATTGATAAATATACAggacaagaaaaaaaatctgaccgtCTTTTGCTTCAAACTGTGACAATTTTTGAATCCTTTTCTTCATGGTaaaattaaacacaaaaatagaCATTTCGtctaattttttcctttttatcatCTTTTACAATATACTTCTGcattcataagttttttttttttttttttttttaaacaaatcaaaatgtaatatatgcTCAAAAGCGGAGTGATTCACCCCGCACAAGGTGTACTAAAAGTGATGAATCACCCAATGTCAGGTACAAGACACAAGCACCAAAAGAAGATGCCACCAGcaacagaaaaataaatcattacaTGACATCCATACAAAGAAGTGAGTATCTCCACCAATCGTGAAAACCAAACGATAAAGGAGTAACATTCGAAGAAAGCCATAAAAAAGAGTTCAACTTCACTCTTTCATCAATACTGAAAGGATCAATAACCGCACTATTGAATATATAGTTATTTCTCTCCTTCTAAATTGCCCAAATACAAGCAAGACAGATAACCTTGAGATAATAATGAGAAGGACGCGGTAAACTTGCCATGTGAATAAACTGAAAGTAATGATCCGTTACCGAGCCAGGAAAAACACAAGGGATACCAATCCAATGACAAACAGAATAACCAAACACTCCCAAACACATCACAACCAATGAAGAGGTTATCCGCCGTCTCAGAAGAACCACATCCACCAACGCAAACAATGTCGGTAGGTTGAAGAACATGTCGACGAACTAAATTTGATCGATTTGGAATTCTATCTTGAAGAAGACGCCAAGCAAACATAGATACTTTCGAAGGAACTAGTTTGTGCCATACGTCATTAAGTACACCAGCCGCCACTTGATCATCTATAGTGGTTAGGAAACGATAAGTCCCACTGACCGTATAGCCATGAATCAGATCAAGCAACCACCACCACTGGTCCTGAATGTAttcctgcaaaacaacattatTTAACAAAGAAGCACACTCCCTCACACTATCCTCCTCCCACACCATCAAACGACGCCTCCACACCCACCCAGAACCGCCTTCCTCGATTCCTTTCctaatctttatttaatttttttattttgtatgtattcaaaataaagaaaaaaaaatacaatattagcCAGAATTTTGACTAAATTGCTTTGGATATGCTACTCAAATGATCCGGTAAATTTTATGCTTTTCATCAACGTTGGTTTTGTTTATGCAAGATATTGGGTTGGTTTTTTTCTTGATATTTGATTCACAATAACAAACGCATTTACTGAATTCTATGagtcttcatttatttttaatcaaaattagcCTTTAGGTGTATGTGATTTGCTAATTATTTTTAACCATTTGTTCACGTTTACGAAGGAATGAAAATGTGGAATAATTGAGGAACGAAGGCCTAAAGGTAAATATAGCATAGCCTCTGGGTCAAATGCAATACAATTACTTATTCTTTATCCTCTAATTGAgagggatatatatatatatatatatatatatatatatatagggcatatcacatgagaatgagtaatttatgtgagaatgatgagaataaATTGCAGCCATCGGATTAAAAGTAATGGATTAGATTAAAACACCACTTAAGTGACCTTCTTCCTCCCTTTTCctatctctatatatatatatatatatatatatatatatatatagagagagagagagagagagatacatGGCCAGAAGAAGAGATTGTGCACGCAACGTACCAATGTTGGCTCAGTCATTGCCGAGGGTTATCGAGGGGAAGACAGTGACATGAGATGGGGTTCATTCTTAAAAATGGATAGTAGGCTCAACAAATAAGCTTTGGTTTTCAATcctattttttatattctttttctaTTTGCTATAATTTTTAGATAGGTTTATGATCtattgttgaattaaaatttaaacatatattttagttATTACACATAGAAAATGTTATGTTTGTCTAATGCAGGCAAACGTTCTACATAGCAAATGATGGGGTAACTGATGCATGTGATTATCTGGTATTCATTGCATCTTGCAACTAGAGGTTATAGATAAACGCTAATTCCCTATTTATCCATATGCATGTATTGGTTCCATTGTGATTGACTCAACGTTTAATGAGTTATAGAAGATACcgtctcaaaaaataaaattcagatGTAGAATAGTTTATATACTACTCTTCTAAATTATATTTGTGCAtgctatatattaatttatacaaagaaataaagTATACATCGCttccaaaatataataaaaatcggtaaacaaaagttgatgcatTTGGTTCAATTTggatcaaatacattaatttttgttgacaaatttttacttatattttgaaacaaagGAGTATATACATTAACGTAGTAGAAAAAGCGGACAGACACGCCATTAATCTTTGGCTAGGTCTGagataacataatcatcactctAAAGGCTTATCATCTTCAACTTTGCAATCATCTTCAATAGGATGACAAAATGAATGGATTGGATCCTAAcggattgataaaaaaaattcattatttaatttttttttgttgaaaaatgatCATCCAATACATCTAATAAGTATTATGTCCATCAATTCATCCATTATTAGATTTTAATTGATGGATATCCATCCGATCCATCTAATGAAATgtgttatttgattttttaatatgttttacataattatttcattaataagctggtgcaaaaagtaaaaaattacaactcatatttatttatgtctAAGTCCAATTAAAATCcattatttgttttgttgaagaaagatCATCCAATACATCTAATAAGTATTAGGTCcatcaattaatttattattaggGGGCGTTTGTTTTTGGGAAACACAAATTATTCCCATGAATAACATACCcgggaatgaaaatatgaaaatttgattcttgggtatttgttaaaaaaagtgtttggcaaataacttgacattcctggaaaaattggaagttacaattttttttttaaaaaatatatgcataatATCATGGGAATGCACATTCCCATCTCTTTACATGAGAATAAATTCATGGGAATAATGGAAGTTATGGGAAGTTACTCAATTCCCAGGAACCTTTATACCCAGGAATATTTTTTCTCAACCTCATAACAAACATGGGTATAATTAGGGGTGTTCGcatccaatccaatccaatgCAAACCGCAGCAACCGAACCGAAAAACCGAAAACCGAAAGCAAACCGAAAACCGAAAAAAAACCGCAATTTTAAATGGATTGGATTGGTTTTCGGTTCACATGGTATAAACCgatccaatccaatccaaaccgaaCTTATACTTGTATATATGAATTTCTTGTAAATGTAATCCTTAACTACTATTATTCTGTAACGTTTCTATTCTCTATGACTTTCTCTTTGTATTgacttttttcaaatttttaacaaatattattaattgtatTAATTCTCTTCCTTGATTAAGGAGTATACATTCAATGATCActtctaccaaaacaaaaatcactcAAACGACAATCAGCCATTTATGCTATATATTTGCCTAGGCAGGCTCTTGTTTCTGTATACTCATTCACCTTTGGCCTTTCATTTGCTGAAGCACTTCATCCCCTCCCTCTCTTAGCCACAGTTTCGTTCCCTTTTAGTACTTGGAAAAGCAAGGTGAACATCAACTCTTTTGCATTTCTTTCTCTTaaaatttttctattatttgtaTTCAAATAAATGGGTTTATATCTTTTGTGACTTACTCTTAGTGTTTCTTAATTTCTTATTCCTTTTTGTGATTtactatttgatttttatgtagAGATATTGTATTTGCATTTGGTTCTTTTAAGTGTTCTCATAGCATTTCTACTAAAAATGGCTGAGATAAgtttaaaagttattttgaaggaatttaattTGATATCATCGTTGGATAGAATTCTAACTTGCTTGTTTTATCTATACAGGAACAAAACACCCAAAATGTGGAGAGAGTAATTGAAAATGCTGAATTGCCTTCACCTGAACCCAATGAGCAACAAACTACTTCAAAAAAGACAAAGGTTCCCAAAAAAGACAAGAAGAGGAAGAGTGGTGAACCAactgctgaagaagaagaaggagaagaaacagAAGAAGATGGAGGTAAGAGAAAACCCACTAAACCTAGATCTTGGACTTGGGATCATTTCACTAAATATAATTGTCCTAAGTCAAGAAAACGTAGGGCTAGATGTAAATGGTGTGAGGCAACTTATGCATGTGATACACATAGGAATGGTACATCTAATTTAAAGAATCATTTGTTGACTCAATGCAAAAAGTTTCCAAGAGAAACTACTAATG
Proteins encoded in this window:
- the LOC120578398 gene encoding FK506-binding protein 3-like — encoded protein: MAEEQNTQNVERVIENAELPSPEPNEQQTTSKKTKVPKKDKKRKSGEPTAEEEEGEETEEDGGKRKPTKPRSWTWDHFTKYNCPKSRKRRARCKWCEATYACDTHRNGTSNLKNHLLTQCKKFPRETTNDA